The Helianthus annuus cultivar XRQ/B chromosome 11, HanXRQr2.0-SUNRISE, whole genome shotgun sequence region TCAATAATGTGTGTACGAAGATTCTTAACCCAAGTATTTCCTTTAACAACTTTGATGTTTACTTCAGAAAACTCATTTAAACCACTTATGTCAGTAATCAATTTGGGAAGGATCTACATTTTGTAAGCACATTAAAAATATGTtaatgttattaaatgaaaaaaactaaaaataaaaaaaaacaaacataaaaaagCATAGTAGAATACCAATTCATTAGATACTGTCATTGCAAAAAAAGGATAGTTAGGATCGTCACTAACTTGTCGATAACCTTCAACATTGGTAATATGTTCATATTCTTGCTCAATCAAAGGAGTGTTGTTTAACAAAACTTGACGACCGTGCTTATTGAATATGGTAATATTAAAATCTTTCACGTCGTTTATTTTAAAACACAAAATATCGCCAGGATTTAACCTGAGATCTTCAATaaatttaaaccaaccatcagcaaaacaataatttggacTAATCTTTCTAATACGGACTTCCCATTTATGATTCTCGGATACGTTAAGTATAACCTTGTTATCCGGTAAATGATAATCAAAATGTTCTGAAAGAAAAGTATCTGGTATAACCTGTAAAGAAATTAATTATTATAAAATTTAAGCGTATCATGTTTTACATAAAtcgagaaaaaaaatataaatctaTAATAAAAGTACGTACCATTGGAGTTTGTAAAGGATTTTGAATAATTTTACAAAACGGTTTCCCCCACTCTTGATTTGGATCATGACAGAAAAGCTTGAACTTAAAAGTACGATCACCAAGATAGTTGAAAATAATAAAGAAATATCCATGGCCAAAGTAATTTAAAACCTCAGGCCATCCATCCGTGAAGTAGAATACATCTTCTATTAATTTGATGCGAACACGCCATGAATGCTTTTCATCAAATTTAAGGCTAACAGTTGAGGATTGTAACTTATTCGTCCATATAAATCTACTCATACATATAGGTATAGCCTGAAAACCACaaaaaataaatgtaaaattTCTTTAGAATAAAATATCAAACATCAAACAATACTAATAAATAGTTTATAAAAACAATAATGAAAGTTATGTACCTGTTGAAGGGATAGTGGATCCAGTAGAGTTATGATGAAATACGGACCATGACGATACATCTTCACCCAAACACGACAGTTGAGAAAGAATACTAACAATCGAATACTAATGGCAACACATAGAATGAAAGAACAAAATATCAGCATGTATTTATATGAGAAAATAGGAAACTAAAATTAAAGATACTATAGAATCAAAAATTCTTATAACTATTTATGTAAATAATTATTTAAGTCAATATTGTACAAAATTATAGAAATTAGTGTAATTATTCTAAATGTGTAATAAAAATTTGATAGATTTACAAAATATTGCtagtaataaaaataaaaaatttattaGGTTTTACGAAGTATTAGTACTAATTAGtgaatatatatttttgtataatATTCAACTACATAATGGGTAAAATACATAACATTAGTTTAATATTATGACATAAATAAGGGATATATGCCAAATAATAACATCGATacttaaatattaaaaataaatagaAAGTATAATCATAACATATCATATCAACTCTGCTGCAAACAGTCCATCATCTTCAATCAACATTCGCTTGGCTCAAGAAACCTAAACCCACGGTGAAGAAGAAATTGGTAAAGTAAGTTTACCTACATATTTTCCGATCATTTTAACGGAACTCTCCTCTTTGATTCACACACTTATTATCATCTGAGTTGAACACCAATTTTCGGTTTGAGTGACTTCACCGAAGTATTTCCGGCGATTGTTGACGGTTTAACATGAAATCAGGTTTTTCAGTTTTATGAAATTAAATGTTGTGTATCTTATGTATGTCTAAAATAAATTAGATCCTATTGCATGTGTTTGAAAATATATAATTTCTGTTAATAAGATGATTTGGTTGATATATTTTGTGCATCTTATTGTGAAAATTAAAAATTCTTGATTAACATTGTATTTTGTATCATCGATTAGGTTATAACATTAAAAATCTTGATTAACGATGTTATTTATTGTGTACCTTATGTTTATCTAAAACGGATTACATTTTATTGTTTGTCTTTGAAAGTATAAAATTTAGGTTACTATACTTATTTGGTTGATATAGTTTGTGAATGCTATTGTGAAAAAAATTATGGTTAGATGATGAGATAACAGTTGCTTTGTTATTGTTTATAtgtatattgtatattgtattATACTATAttgtaaacaaatatatacatcATTGGTTACAGGTATATAAAGATGAGTTCCTCATGCATAACTGTGTTAGATGATGATTACTCGATGAAACTGGTATGTTACAATTGTTAGAAAATAAAGTAAATCTAATTTGTGTTAGTTAATATCTTTAACATAAATTTAACAACAGGTACTGCCAATTGACTTTGTTAAGAGTGTATACGGTGATTATTGGCAAAGAACTAAAGTAGTGATACATCATGAAAGTGAAAGAAGTTGGACAGTTTATTTGAGAAGTATAAGCGGGGAATCGGTTATAACTGATGGTTGGAAAAATGTCGTAAGGGATCTGTTGATGCATTtcatgtctatcgccttcgtcaatccgagtcgtagtgaaaagccggaagtaatcaagcgcataatgtctaTTTAGtcagaaatggcaaggtggcaaacttgtaattaatgagaatgTTCATTAAAgatgccttgaccatataaatagggatTATGTCACTAAGTTAGTTAGAGACTTTGGTAGATCTTGAGTTAGagtttggagaagacttggagaggagactttctagagagagaaagtagagagagaaagtagtgtaaacgagattcttgtaccgtacacgtctaTTCTTGTAATGGATtctcgttagtagtacgttatcgtgtgttcggtcacgttcgttcacggattccgcacgtgaaacgttcgttacgcaatcgaacggcgtcaaaaccagtcctacaagtggtatcagagctaggagctcgattgcttgatcaaacacgtcgTTCTCGTACAGATTTCATCCGATTcagagccgattcagatccgatttatTCGATTTCATCactttctactcatttcttacatttttttacggtttttcgtcaaattgaaagggtaaacacGGTTCGATTCGTCTGAAATTCAAGTATATTGTGCGAAATACAGTGAATTGAAACCCTACAaagtttcagatcgaaattcCATGTAATTTTGGAGATATCGAAGTTTTTTTGTCCAAAATCACGTCTGGAACCGCTCATATTTCAGCTATGAACCGCTCGAAAATTTAGCTTGGAACCGCCTTTGCGAacatctggaaccgctcgaaattcAGTTCTGGAACCGCTCAAAGTGTTTTATCTTGGATCGCTCGTAAATTGATTGGTGTGAACCGCTTCTACGAACCGCTCATAGGAACCTATTGGCTCGTTTTTATGTCAAAGTTTGGAACCGCTCGTAATGCAGTATTATGAACCGCTCTTTTGTCACCTTCTTCATGTGACTGTTACAGGTTGTCGTTGCAATGATTTCCGCATGTGGCCGGTCACAGTGTTGTTATTAATTGTTGGTGTTTAGTTACGGCCAAATCATCATTCAGTATGGTGACTGCTGTTGTTGTTGGCTACTAGGCACCGCCCCACTGCAATTTGTTTGGTTGGTGTTTTTACACAGTTGACAATTACCACCGCTCCACTACCTTATTCAAAACCCAATTAAAAGCCCACCGTCTGAAAACTTATCCACAAATCATTTTATCGCACCGCCCATATCAGCCAATCCCAGCCCACATCATTTGCTTATATCTGTTGCCGACCAACCCACCCAGTTACCCAATTAATAGTTGTTGATTGTTAAGTTGTCGTTTGTGCTGCTGCCCAATCACACGTGTCGGCCCAATTCACTGCATTTACACCGCCAACTTTAAACAATTTCACCAACCCACTTCTATTTGAGGCTCAATGGCAGCTCTTTGAATCCACAACTCAACCGCCCAAACCGCCCAAAAGGCCCAATCAAGTGTTTTCAGCTTTTCACATTATTAGTTTATAAAAAATTGAGGGGCATTTGTATTAACTGTGCACATTCATTGGAACGGGTTCACGAATCTTCGAAAACAAGTCTTAGATTGGTTCATTCACACTTTTACGGTTTCAGTTcagtttaaactgattgtttaCTTGTTTAATTGCAGGCTATCCAAGGTGTTTGTCAAGAATAGGATCCTCACCCGAGAGAATCCTCACTCGATTTATTGATCTTTGTTATTCGAATTTCATTATTAATTGAGAATTCGTTTTTTTGTGAATCGTTTGATACCGAAAATGGATTTTGCAATTAATATTGTGctgaacaagttcaataatttttcaggtatTGATGGTGAATCGACGACACAGTTGATCGAACGATATTGTCATTTAGTGTTGGAGATGAGACGTTTGAAGAttgtaaaaacaaacaaagaatggattgataagctTTGCGATGCTCTTCCGTACGATGAGTGGGGTACATACttaatgatgctgaagaataaaactgattttatcAATTACAGCTTGAGTGATTTTATCGAGAAGATTAAAGAGCGAGAACTTGAAATTCAAAAGATTAGAAATGAAGCAAAATTAAAATCTGAGAAAATCGATCAAGATgtagaggagcaggttaaagaaatttcagcgatcaaggaagaaaagaaagctgaggatgtaaAGATGACTGAGAAGTGTtcaaaatgtgataaatctgaatcagacaatgccaaactcttgaaggatatggagagtttgacattggaaaacaaaactttgaagatagagaagaaagctgatgatgaacagattctggagttGCGCTTGAACTATGAAAaactgaaatctgaaaatgacaaacttttGAAGAATATTGAGAGTTTGTTATTAGAAAacaaagattttgaaaaaattaaaagtgaaaataaagatgtttcttggataaagctggaaaacaaagttttgaaagaaaaagaaacagaatttcaaaatcaaataaaaattttagaaaatgaaaaatcaatttttgaaaaaaacaAAATTGTGAATGAAAATACAATTGCTTCTCAGCTCAGTAAAATATCTCagtttgaaaatgaagctgagaattctaGGAAGAAAATTGATGAGCtcgagaagaaattgaaaggttttgtgactaaatctgacagtttgaattttccctgtccaaaaccaatcaattctattccaataagtgacaatgtcacaaactttgacaatgtcaaagttgaggattgcgatgaaaaatctgatgatgaaattggaaaaattgaaaaacaaaaattgtttttagaattaaaagaaaaattcaaaaatactgttttgcaatctactgaaacaggtgaatgctcaacgcaaaaacctgttaagaagattgtagaacagaaacaaaaagttaaaaatttgaaaaatgctcaaaaagaaaataaaagctcatcagatcgatcatccaatcgaaatcaaaaaccaaaaaaattgaaaacccaaaactcaaaaattgtaggtaataagtggtgcaggtcagaccacagtgctcaaaagccaaatccaacaatcaagaagaggaaggagtatcaccaagccaaacagtgctttgatctaagcgtttggtatgacaatggtgattggtatgataacagagtgtgctacaaatgtggatatcaaggacacattgctgttaactgccagagaaagagatttgagacgaggagatgctataattgtcaaatccaaggacacattgccagggattgcccaaggaaatcaagtgaaagattgagggttaattctcagaagatggcaaagaaaccagtcactgtcaagcccagggaactgaaagtttcagaacagaatgtcaaagaacagaaggtccaagaacctaaagttcaagaaaagaaagtgaagctttctcaggggcaaaaagacaaactgcgaaagaagaggaagaaagccagagaatatctggagaagattttgtcctcgggttcacccgacagatcaaagaagagtgctgatgaatcgattcactcgacagcaaagtcaagtaaaccgaattcatcagatacaaatctgaggacaaaagaggagataaagaagaaggagaaaaaggtcggcaatgaatctgacaggtcaaagtcagacaagccacactcaggcaatgattctggttcgacaaaaccagaagagccagttgttgaggtaaaaactaccaaacccaaggctggtcaggcttgggtggatcttttcaagtgaaaaatcctgacttgccggagttcccaggttggtaagcgtggaacatgaatcggcacatttcttgagaaatttcactctggtgatttttcgtctttcaaaagataaatcagggatattaagttgtacttgattcatctttcatACAAGTaataatttgtaaaacaatgtgatgaaaccccgagtttatgaaatgtcacacaaaactaattttgcggaaaaaccattttgattaaaacaaacttaagtgttttgaaatcataatgggaaaatagtttgttgtgagggggagttctgattgtttacgccaagtggatggagaattgaagtgattctcatcaagttgtcaactttgtacagtttgtttcaaattttctcagaaaatcaaaattgaaacatattttgattttagggggagaaaaattttaaaaaattagaaaatttgaaaaagtcaaaaactttgaaaaattaaaaatgagttttgttgataaaagaggaaatgatagtaaatcagtggactatcacagcatgctaaggaaatgaaatgtcaaatgtgataaacgatctcactaaagatgtgacgataggctcagctagactagtagatttgcgacaacgatacaaatataaatgaaaaagcctagttctagtgggaaacatggttgaaagcatagtacttagttttgtccttcttgactgtgtgcctgctcagtaatcgctgattgtcgaaagacataaaactggttaagtttgtgaactttcactattttgctgaaaaatcgctgtgattgtgcatttcattttgcaaagatttaaacttgtttgatttctttattttgtttaagcatcggacatcctttgcgtatacgggagtatcgacctggatgttgttgcctaaacgttctgctttattttctttggtgtttcgtttaagctttggacctcctctgcgtatacggaagtatcgacctggtggttaaagcctaaacaacttcaacttgttttattttcttattttgtttaaacattggactttctctgcgtatacggaagtatcgacctgattgttaatgtttaaacattctgctttgttttcgcacatatcacagttgatgaaagtttaaaggcattacttgagtcagtgtattgcatgatgaggggatatgctgagatcgtggggtccataagaacttagtgcataattaatataccttaacgtatcggtaagcatttcgaaagtttttagattgagcttaagtggacaacaatatcgtcaatcaacgtgaatcgtttagaacctaaaatgaaataagcttaacggtgcgtgtgatgtgtctcataaactgatatgatcctcttacacaaactcacaaaaatatgtttgtacatatttcatttctgcatttaatttctgtctttgcatttatgtttcttattttgaaaaatccaaaaagattttcgacaactgatgatgaaaagctgacattcaaaatctcaaaaggctaaacatgatgaacagacggtttggttaattggtttgaaatgtttaagatgattcagtaaattgaatcagaaattggaatgtttcaaattttgaaaagttttaaatgtgaaaattctcaaatgtttaagctgattcattaagttgaatcacaatattgtttgttataattgtgtttttgagatgtgtaggtttcagAATTTGTTGATacgaaaagccagactacgatcccgacagccgagtctaagggggagtctgaagacgagcttaaCGCAAAAGGAGCTTGTatctggaaagccaggtgtcgatcccaaaagcacggaagcttgacgaaagggggagcctgaagattctaAAGAAAATACAGATCCTCTGGGATTCTGTTCGAACAAGagtatttgaagactctcactaaagattccgtcaacatccaagggggagtttgttagtgcagttgtctgtcgactacatcttcgttcgagtctctcaaatagaaagtcaagtcgctacgagtttcactacgagattgactatggcaatatccaagggggagattgttgatgcatttcatgtctatcgccttcgtcaatccgagtcgtagtgaaaagccggaagtaatcaagcgcataatgtctaTTTAGtcagaaatggcaaggtggcaaacttgtaattaatgagaatgTTCATTAAAgatgccttgaccatataaatagggatTATGTCACTAAGTTAGTTAGAGACTTTGGTAGATCTTGAGTTAGagtttggagaagacttggagaggagactttctagagagagaaagtagagagagaaagtagtgtaaacgagattcttgtaccgtacacgtctaTTCTTGTAATGGATtctcgttagtagtacgttatcgtgtgttcggtcacgttcgttcacggattccgcacgtgaaacgttcgttacgcaatcgaacggtatcaaaaccggtcctacaggaTCTTCAGTTGAAAAAACAGACATTGTTGCGCTTAAGGATAATGAAAGATAAAGATATTCACATTGATTGTTTCGTCAACAACATATGTGGTGAATCTTTCGTAACAGTAAACCGTCACGGCATTTTAAAGATAATAGTAAGTATACAACTATATATTAATCTATTTTCCTTTATAGTTGTAAAATAAATGATATAGATATATATTTGAGAGTAAAATGCTACTAAACTTTTCAGGTGATTCCCGAAGCTTATGTTACAAAATGTTACTCTTAAACGCCAGTCAACGATTATTATAACATATGTGCAGCAGGTCAGATTTGGAAAGTTGAGACGGACAAAATAAATGATAATTATGTTTTTACGAAAGGTTGTCCGAAACTATTTGATGATCTTGGGATAGAAGATGATGATATAATGTTGTTGATGAAGACAGACAGCAACAAATTTGAGATAAAGATTTATCGTCGAGGAGTTGAAGTTGTTttgaagaaaaaagaagaaagtgaagatgAGTCTGTGATGGAGATACCTAAAGACACATACTACAAAACCGTCTAGTTTGTAAGTATTATCAACTTAAACTATAACAGTTTACTAATAATTACGTCTCTTTTGCTAATATATTATTGTATAACAGAGCttcggtgatgatgatgatgactccACAGATGAGATGATTTCTGAGGTAATAACCTTATATTTAAGTAGATTAAAACACATTACAATCAGATGTTGTAATTTTATTAAATATGATACACAGATTCATGAAAGTAGTAAAAAACAGGAAGTGATTAAGAACATTGCTGGAAAAGAAAACTCAAAGGTAGAAACAAAGATTTCGAAGACAGAAGAGACAAACAAAGCAAAAAAATATGAtgtaattatttaaaaattaaaaataaagtaTTAGTTTCATTAATATATATAGACATATTTAATTAGGCGTCAATGATTATTGTTATCTAAAGATAGCGGTTATCTTAATAGGTTACGAAGAAAGGAAAACATGTAGAGGCATATTGTCATGCGGAGGTCAGTAAGGAGCTGATATGCAGGACAGAATTTGAAATGGAAAAGGTCTCAACAGATGGAGAGATAACTCGGAAACGGATGGTACGTTtatcataaataaacaatatgtagtgaTCAACATTTATTATTAACTTAGATTTTATTCTAAATATAATGTATGTGCTCaaaaaaaaggtaaaggaaaaaAGAAAGAGGGATGATCATGGATTGAAGATAGTGGAGGTTGAAGGAAAAGTTGTTGCAAAAACAACTACTGTTGAGAAAATTGGAAAATATGATTTCACAATGAAAGGAGAAAACCGCATGGTATGTATTTTTGACATAAAAATCATAGACTGAAATATTTTAACATGAATATGGCTGAATGAGTTCTTAAATACGGATTTGCATGCAGAGAATGCCTGCTAATGTTGTAAGAGCAGCCGGATTCCGAAATAAATCTCATAAGTTAAACGTGAGGAACATGAAGGGAAAAACAATCAAAATGAATGTTAGGCGCCAAAAGAATGGAAATGCTGTAAGGTATGCAATCGAAGGTTGGCCGATGTTCATGAAGGAGAATGGACTTTGTTTGGGTGATAGACTGCATTTCACATTTGTAAGTTCATCAAATCTCCTGATCTTATCAAATGTGGATGGGGTTAATGCATGTTAACAGGTAATCTAATGATGAAGGTGTTTGTGTTGAACAAATGATGACTGTTTTGTGATCATGTTATTTGGTTTACTCTTTTTTGGACAAAGTTTCTATGGTTATGATGTTTTATTTTGTTAGTAGGTAGTTTATGGTTAAAGACAACTACTATTATATCATCCAACAAAGTACCATAATTTTGAATGTAATTAACAGTTGGTATCGTGCATAAATACTTGTTAGTTTTCAATGTTTAAATATATCTATTTACAAACTAACTTGTGTTTGTTTATATGTGGTTAAGATTATTTTTATAAGTTGTATGTGATATATATTACAAATGAaatgtataaaaaaatataaagtaaAATGGAAATATAAATCTCGGAGTAAAGGAATAAATAATATGACAGTTggatattaatattaaaataatgaaaCTATAAAtcaaaactataaatttgagaATATCTCTTTGTATACAACATTTGTAGTCTTATTAGTAACGTTCCCCTCAACATCTAATATTAACATCCTTAAACCATCCATGCTTTTGACTCTTGAAACTGCAACATATAGTTGTCCGTGAGTGAAAACAGGCTGCTTTAGAAACAAACCAACCTTAGATAACGACTGTCCCTGACTTTTATTTATCGTCATTGCAAAACACACAGCTATCGGGAATTGCCTTCTTTGAAGCTTGAAAGGTATTCGTTTGTCAGAGGGGGAAAGATTGATCCTTGGTATAAAAGTTCTAGTACCAATATTATTACCAGAAATCACTTTGGCTTCAATAATCCGATCACCAAGTGTTACGACTTGTAATCTTGTACCATTGCACAGACCGTTTTTCTGATCAAGGTTACGTAACAGCATGATAGGAACACCAActtttaaaaccaatttatgatTCGGCATTCCTGAAACTTTAAGACCATTTAGAACATCGGGGGGGTAAACATTGTGTCGAATATGGTCAGTTACATTCTCAGATTGGCAGATGGAATCTGAACTTAGATACTCTTTATGATCACCAGGAAACATTGCTAATAAGGTATCATTTATCTCGTGAACAACGTCGTTCTTAGGAGCAAGTATGGCTCTTTCCTGAAAATAATTTGGATCATTGAACGATTCAAGTATCGAAGGATACACAAAGTTGATCAGATTACCAATAGGGTTAGTGGATTCAGTAATCAACAATTCTTGAGGTATATCAATAACAGCTTCTCCGTCGTTGCGACCACCAAGTTTTCCCTCGCCAATATCCAAAAGCCATTTAGCAAACTCTTTTGTCTTGTCAATATCACCATGATTCATGCCAACAGTGAGCCTCATGTTTTTTGTTAGCGTTAGTAACTTGCATTTATTCCATATATATGACGAACTCAGGGAAGCATTCACGATATCTTGTCTAGAGCCATTAGGAACAACAGGAAGAATCTGTCTAAAGTCACCACCAAATACAATTACCTTTCCTCCAAATGGTAAAGCTTCGCTATTTGAACAATCAGGCATCAATATATCTTTTAAGGTTCTATCCAATGCTTCAAAGGCATGTTTATGAATCATTGGAGCCTCATCCCATATAAtaagttgtgtttttttttaaaagacaCGCAAGTTCAGATCCAGGCTTCATGCGGCAAAGAGAATCCTCATTTAGATTAAGAGGGATGGAAAATCGAGAATGGGCTGTTCGACCTCCAGAAAGTAGCAAAGAAGCTATACCGCTTGAAGCAACATTTAAAACAATTTCAGACTTACTTCGAATTGCTGCCGACAATGTCTTCCAAAGAAAGGTCTTACCGGTGCCACCATATCCGTAAACAAAAAAGACACCACCTTTGTTTGTTCTAACAGATTCCATAATCTGATCAAAAACATTACGTTGCTCATCTGTTAAAAGTAGTAACATATTATTCAACTCATCTTCCATGGTATTTTGGAAATAAGATAACTCCTCGTTGATCAATCGATTGTTAGACGAAGAAATAGACTCATCATCAGGATAAGGCATATTTGAATAGTTCCTCAGAGATGAATTATTACGAAGTAAGAACTTCTCAATCTCTAACAACGCCAAATTCTTTATTTCTTCGTCAGAATAATTTAAATCTGCAAACAAAATTGAAGATGTATTTAATAATACAATAATTCTTTATTACTGTCAAATATTatagtatattttggtaaatatgatataaatgaaattgaagtgtaaataaaaaaaattttttgtacaAATGAAGTTCTTTTTATTTCATTCAGATAaaaaaaatatcaacaaaaaatattcaatttaataaatatattaatTGAATATTAGATAACAtgcaaaatttaaaaaaaagacATACCATCAACATTCAAATGTTTTTCTTGTCTATATAAAATGTCATCCGATAAATACGTCCATGTTTTCTCCCATACAAAATCAGGTCTAGACAAACTACCAGACATCAGCATTGTTCCAAATAACGTCCGTAGATAAGTAGCACTTCCATACAAATTAGCTTCTTTGATAGCTTCAATGTACTCGTTATCATCATCCAAAAGCCCTAGCGCATAGCATGCGTCCCTGAAAGTTGGATACAAAGTACCATTTACAGTACGAATATCTTCAAAAGATTTTGGTCCCTTTACTTTGTTCAATAATATTCTGAGGTAGTACGCTTCACCAGCTGAAGGAAACACCGAATGAATCCTACCGATTGAAGGATCACGTTTCCTTATATCCCAACTGCGAGTTcttaatttaaaaacaaactttGATGGAAACTCAACATAAGTAAGATTATGTGCCTCAGGTAATTTTTCGTTACACTTCATCCAAGATAAGAACATAGTAGAAGCAACAGATGGTTTGTTAAGAACCTCGTCAATGTCATCGTCTGCGCCATATACTACGTTTTGCTGACCAGGTAAATGGAACGGCAATCGAATAACTGCTGGATATCGATAATGAATATCATAGGAAAAGATCCTCCAAATAGATTCGCATGCAGAAATATACCGGCAATCGTAATACTTTTCTATCTCATCGACTACAGGTTCCTGCTCATCCTGATTACCACTTTCAACAACTCTAAAA contains the following coding sequences:
- the LOC110888240 gene encoding ATP-dependent DNA helicase PIF1-like, which codes for MIHKHAFEALDRTLKDILMPDCSNSEALPFGGKVIVFGGDFRQILPVVPNGSRQDIVNASLSSSYIWNKCKLLTLTKNMRLTVGMNHGDIDKTKEFAKWLLDIGEGKLGGRNDGEAVIDIPQELLITESTNPIGNLINFVYPSILESFNDPNYFQERAILAPKNDVVHEINDTLLAMFPGDHKEYLSSDSICQSENVTDHIRHNVYPPDVLNGLKVSGMPNHKLVLKVGVPIMLLRNLDQKNGLCNGTRLQVVTLGDRIIEAKVISGNNIGTRTFIPRINLSPSDKRIPFKLQRRQFPIAVCFAMTINKSQGQSLSKVGLFLKQPVFTHGQLYVAVSRVKSMDGLRMLILDVEGNVTNKTTNVVYKEIFSNL